In Rhinolophus ferrumequinum isolate MPI-CBG mRhiFer1 chromosome 25, mRhiFer1_v1.p, whole genome shotgun sequence, the following proteins share a genomic window:
- the CCDC62 gene encoding coiled-coil domain-containing protein 62 isoform X2: MIPSTTFISGRQNIGSEVEISTIEKQRKELQLLIGELKDRDKELNDMVAVHQRQLLSWEEDRQKVLTLEERCSKLEGELHKRTEIIRSLTKKVKTLESNQTECQTALQRTQLQLQEMAQKATHSSLLSEDLEARNENLSNTLVELSAQVGQLQAREQALTTMIKLKDKDIIEAVNHIADCSGKFKLLEHALRDAKMVETCVVKEKQDCKLKLKTLKIEINKLKVS, translated from the exons ATGATCCCGTCGACGACCTTCATCTCCGGGCGCCAG AACATCGGGTCAGAAGTTGAGATTTCCACTATCGAGAAGCAACGGAAAGAGCTGCAGCTGCTCATTGGCGAATTAAAAGACCGTGATAAGGAGCTCAATGATATGGTCGCGGTACACCAGAGACAGCTCCTGTCGTGGGAGGAGGACCGGCAGAAAGTGTTGACTTTGGAAGAGCGCTGCAGCAAATTGGAAG GTGAACTgcacaaaagaactgaaataatcAGGTCACTCACGAAGAAGGTAAAAACCCTTGAGTCTAATCAAACTGAATGCCAAACAGCTCTTCAGAGGACTCAACTACAGCTTCAGGAAATGGCTCAAAAGGCGAcccattcctctctcctctctgaagACCTTGag GCTAGAAACGAAAATCTCAGCAACACGTTAGTGGAACTTTCTGCTCAAGTAGGACAGTTACAAGCTCGAGAACAGGCTCTCACTACAATGATAAAGCTAAAG GACAAAGATATCATTGAGGCAGTCAATCACATTGCAGACTGTTCGGGCAAATTTAAACTGTTAGAGCATGCTTTGCGCGACGCTAAGATGGTGGAGACTTGTGTtgtgaaagaaaagcaagattGTAAGCTGAAATTGAAGACACTGAAGATTGAAATCAATAAACTGAAAG TGAGCTAA
- the CCDC62 gene encoding coiled-coil domain-containing protein 62 isoform X1, which yields MIPSTTFISGRQNIGSEVEISTIEKQRKELQLLIGELKDRDKELNDMVAVHQRQLLSWEEDRQKVLTLEERCSKLEGELHKRTEIIRSLTKKVKTLESNQTECQTALQRTQLQLQEMAQKATHSSLLSEDLEARNENLSNTLVELSAQVGQLQAREQALTTMIKLKDKDIIEAVNHIADCSGKFKLLEHALRDAKMVETCVVKEKQDCKLKLKTLKIEINKLKEDLNEKTTENNEQREEIIRLKQEKSCLHDELVFTAEREKRKDELLDIAKSKQERINAELHNLRQQRHVFIRP from the exons ATGATCCCGTCGACGACCTTCATCTCCGGGCGCCAG AACATCGGGTCAGAAGTTGAGATTTCCACTATCGAGAAGCAACGGAAAGAGCTGCAGCTGCTCATTGGCGAATTAAAAGACCGTGATAAGGAGCTCAATGATATGGTCGCGGTACACCAGAGACAGCTCCTGTCGTGGGAGGAGGACCGGCAGAAAGTGTTGACTTTGGAAGAGCGCTGCAGCAAATTGGAAG GTGAACTgcacaaaagaactgaaataatcAGGTCACTCACGAAGAAGGTAAAAACCCTTGAGTCTAATCAAACTGAATGCCAAACAGCTCTTCAGAGGACTCAACTACAGCTTCAGGAAATGGCTCAAAAGGCGAcccattcctctctcctctctgaagACCTTGag GCTAGAAACGAAAATCTCAGCAACACGTTAGTGGAACTTTCTGCTCAAGTAGGACAGTTACAAGCTCGAGAACAGGCTCTCACTACAATGATAAAGCTAAAG GACAAAGATATCATTGAGGCAGTCAATCACATTGCAGACTGTTCGGGCAAATTTAAACTGTTAGAGCATGCTTTGCGCGACGCTAAGATGGTGGAGACTTGTGTtgtgaaagaaaagcaagattGTAAGCTGAAATTGAAGACACTGAAGATTGAAATCAATAAACTGAAAG AGGATCTTaatgaaaagacaacagaaaataatgaacaacGAGAAGAGATCATTCGCCTCAAGCAAGAGAAAAGTTGCCTGCATGATGAATTGGTTTTTACTG cagagagagaaaaaaggaaagatgagtTACTTGATATTGCAAAGTCAAAGCAAGAACGTATAAACGCAGAACTGCATAATCTGAGACAG CAGAGACATGTATTTATCAGACCTTGA
- the DENR gene encoding density-regulated protein isoform X2, translating into MAADISESGGHDCKGDLRSNTKLDADYPLRVLYCGVCSLPTEYCEYMPDVAKCRQWLEKNFPNEFAKLTVENSPKQEAGISEGQGTAGEEEEKKKQKRGGRGQIKQKKKTVPQKVTIAKIPRAKKKYVTRVCGLATFEIDLKEAQRFFAQKFSCGASVTGEDEIIIQGDFTDDIIDVIQEKWPEVDDDSIEDLGEVKK; encoded by the exons ATGGCTGCTGACATTTCTGAATCTGGTGGGCATGATTGCAAAGGAGACCTGAGGAGCAATACCAAATTAGATGCAGATTACCCACTTCGAGTTCTTTACTGTGGAG tCTGTTCATTACCAACAGAG TACTGTGAATATATGCCTGATGTTGCTAAATGTAGACAGTGGTTAGAGAAGAATTTTCCAAATGAGTTTGCAAAACTTACTGTag AAAATTCACCCAAACAAGAAGCTGGAATTAGTGAGGGTCAAGGAacagcaggggaagaggaagagaagaaaaaacaaaagagag GTGGAAGGggtcaaataaaacaaaaaaagaagactgtACCACAAAAGGTTACGATAGCCAAAATTCCTAGAGCGAAGAAGAAATACGTAACAAGAGTGTGTGGCCTTGCGACTTTCG aaattgatCTTAAAGAAGCACAAAGATTTTTTGCTCAAAAATTCTCCTGTGGTGCCTCAGTAACAGGGGAGGATGAAATCATCATTCAGGGAGACTTTACAGATGACATAATTGATGTCATTCAGGAAAAATGGCCAGAG gTAGATGATGATAGCATCGAAGACCTCGGTGAAGTAAAGAagtga
- the DENR gene encoding density-regulated protein isoform X1, translated as MGPSGGPGIAPSPQVCEMAADISESGGHDCKGDLRSNTKLDADYPLRVLYCGVCSLPTEYCEYMPDVAKCRQWLEKNFPNEFAKLTVENSPKQEAGISEGQGTAGEEEEKKKQKRGGRGQIKQKKKTVPQKVTIAKIPRAKKKYVTRVCGLATFEIDLKEAQRFFAQKFSCGASVTGEDEIIIQGDFTDDIIDVIQEKWPEVDDDSIEDLGEVKK; from the exons ATGGGCCCCTCTGGTGGCCCCGGGATTGCCCCTTCGCCGCAG GTTTGTGAGATGGCTGCTGACATTTCTGAATCTGGTGGGCATGATTGCAAAGGAGACCTGAGGAGCAATACCAAATTAGATGCAGATTACCCACTTCGAGTTCTTTACTGTGGAG tCTGTTCATTACCAACAGAG TACTGTGAATATATGCCTGATGTTGCTAAATGTAGACAGTGGTTAGAGAAGAATTTTCCAAATGAGTTTGCAAAACTTACTGTag AAAATTCACCCAAACAAGAAGCTGGAATTAGTGAGGGTCAAGGAacagcaggggaagaggaagagaagaaaaaacaaaagagag GTGGAAGGggtcaaataaaacaaaaaaagaagactgtACCACAAAAGGTTACGATAGCCAAAATTCCTAGAGCGAAGAAGAAATACGTAACAAGAGTGTGTGGCCTTGCGACTTTCG aaattgatCTTAAAGAAGCACAAAGATTTTTTGCTCAAAAATTCTCCTGTGGTGCCTCAGTAACAGGGGAGGATGAAATCATCATTCAGGGAGACTTTACAGATGACATAATTGATGTCATTCAGGAAAAATGGCCAGAG gTAGATGATGATAGCATCGAAGACCTCGGTGAAGTAAAGAagtga